From the Pseudopipra pipra isolate bDixPip1 chromosome 22, bDixPip1.hap1, whole genome shotgun sequence genome, one window contains:
- the CORT gene encoding cortistatin: protein MQLVASLVSVLLLVWSVRATALPGEERLAIQSTREQSTVRKDAILKMLAGLLDGVDMGHEAAAPDLEEEGKLEEERAVLGRLAQLSQRERKAPCKNFFWKTFTSC from the exons ATGCAGCTGGTGGCCAGCctggtgtctgtgctgctgctggtgtggaGTGTGAGAgccacagcactgcctggggaAGAGAGACTGGCCATCCAGAGCACCAGG GAACAGAGCACAGTGCGGAAGGACGCCATCCTGAAGATGCTGGCAGGCCTGCTGGACGGCGTGGATATGGGGCATGAGGCAGCTGCCCCAGACCTGGAGGAGGAGGGCAAGCTGGAGGAGGAGCGGGCGGTGCTGGGCCGGCTCGCCCAGCTCTCGCAGCGGGAGCGCAAGGCGCCCTGCAAGAACTTCTTCTGGAAAACCTTCACCTCCTGCTAG
- the SRM gene encoding spermidine synthase, whose translation MAAGGAGRARGALRAAPAPAGSGGGGGGSGARSPRSAAPAAAPPRAPAAMERGAAALIREGWFRETCRLWPGQAMSLQVEELLHHQRSRYQEILVFRSTTYGNVLVLDGVIQCTERDEFSYQEMIANLPLCSHPDPRKVLIIGGGDGGVLREVVKHPTVESVVQCEIDEDVIQVSKKYLPGMAVGYSSAKLTLHVGDGFEFMKQNQEAFDVIITDSSDPMGPAESLFKESYYQLMKTALREDGILCCQGECQWLHLDLIKEMRQFCKSLFPVVEYAYCTIPTYPSGQIGFMLCSKNPNTNFREPVQQLSQQQVEERSLKYYNSDIHRAAFILPEFARKALSDV comes from the exons atggcggcgggcggggcggggcgggcgcgcggGGCCCTGCGCGCGGCTCCCGCGCCCGCGGGGtcaggcggcggcggcggcgggagcggagcgcgGAGCCCCCGCAGCGCTGCCCCCGcagcggccccgccccgcgccccggccgCGATGGAGCGCGGCGCGGCCGCGCTGATCCGCGAGGGCTGGTTCCGAGAGACCTGCCGGCTCTGGCCCGGCCAGGCCATGTCGCTGCaggtggaggagctgctgcaccaCCAGCGCTCCCGCTACCAGGAGATCCTCGTGTTCCGCAG CACTACCTACGGCAACGTCCTGGTCCTGGACGGGGTGATCCAGTGCACGGAGCGGGACGAGTTCTCCTACCAGGAAATGATCGCCaacctgcccctctgcagccACCCCGACCCCCGCAAG gtGCTGATCATCGGCGGCGGCGACGGGGGAGTGCTGAGAGAGGTGGTCAAACACCCCACCGTGGAGTCCGTGGTGCAGTGCGAGATCGATGAG GATGTGATCCAGGTATCCAAAAAATACCTCCCAGGCATGGCAGTGGGATATTCCAGCGCTAAGCTGACCTTGCATGTGGGAGATGGTTTTGAGTTCATGAAACAAAATCAAGAAGCCTTTGATGTGATTATCACGGACTCGTCTGACCCCATGG GTCCTGCAGAAAGCTTATTCAAAGAATCTTACTACCAGCTGATGAAGACAGCCCTGCGAGAAGATGGGATTCTCTGCTGCCAAG gtGAGTGCCAGTGGCTGCACCTGGATCTCATTAAGGAGATGCGTCAGTTCTGCAAGTCTCTGTTCCCGGTGGTGGAATACGCCTATTGCACCATCCCCACGTATCCCAGCGGCCAGATTGGCTTCATGCTCTGCAGCAAGAACCCG AACACGAATTTCCGGGAGCCTGTGCAGCAGCTCTCGCAGCAACAGGTGGAGGAGAGGAGTCTGAAATACTACAACTCTGACATCCACCGGGCAGCCTTCATCCTGCCCGAGTTTGCACGGAAG GCGCTGAGCGATGTGTGA